The following are from one region of the Bacteroidota bacterium genome:
- a CDS encoding T9SS type A sorting domain-containing protein, translated as MPQHTSAMAVLYDMMGNRIDQRMLYGHFASLRWDLPHLSTGVYMLRITGKGINTCKRVMVIDSQ; from the coding sequence TTGCCGCAGCATACATCAGCAATGGCTGTGTTGTACGATATGATGGGCAACCGCATAGACCAACGCATGTTGTATGGTCACTTTGCCTCGTTGCGATGGGATTTGCCGCACTTGTCAACAGGAGTGTATATGTTGCGTATTACAGGCAAAGGGATTAATACTTGTAAACGTGTTATGGTCATTGACTCGCAATAA
- a CDS encoding GNAT family N-acetyltransferase: MPNSSPSSPSPLQICKIDLSKNQQELVDYVQRVLSETDSHKSSIMNSGFWNWQYAQSPGQHSCVYVAYSENKIAGYYHVPVYAGFVDKKPALLAMIQDVAVDANLRGQGLFRKLATFANNDIDAQQIAACYTFPNTKSIHTFLKYNAFAITKTFATYMMPVNTGLILRKKLKIPLLSEWAGTLVDFFLAPAKKGNTQNIRLIKEFDAEVEKLFSSYCERFHNYTSRSIEFLKWRYMQRPSSLYFSLGYYHQEQLTAIAIFKFDYMFDVPVLLLMDYAFTDSNQLMQLISSAALYSKDYTNEKIAFVFTTCCDVNFEKANKGKFIRIPEKLNPRKLNMLTRNVSSKSESISQANKWFATLGDWDVF, from the coding sequence ATGCCAAACAGCAGCCCATCATCACCATCCCCGTTGCAAATTTGCAAGATTGATCTTAGCAAAAATCAGCAGGAGTTGGTTGACTACGTTCAGCGTGTGTTGAGCGAAACAGATTCGCACAAGTCAAGCATTATGAATAGTGGTTTTTGGAATTGGCAGTATGCGCAATCTCCCGGACAGCATTCCTGCGTTTATGTTGCTTATTCCGAAAATAAAATTGCAGGATATTATCATGTTCCCGTGTATGCAGGTTTCGTAGATAAAAAGCCCGCCCTGCTTGCGATGATACAGGATGTAGCTGTAGATGCTAATTTACGCGGGCAGGGGCTGTTTAGAAAACTGGCAACCTTTGCCAACAACGATATTGATGCGCAGCAAATTGCAGCTTGTTATACTTTTCCCAACACAAAAAGTATTCATACTTTTTTAAAATATAATGCCTTTGCCATTACCAAAACCTTTGCAACGTATATGATGCCTGTTAACACAGGACTGATACTAAGAAAGAAACTAAAAATTCCCCTGTTGAGTGAATGGGCCGGTACCCTAGTTGATTTTTTTTTAGCACCTGCTAAAAAAGGCAATACCCAAAACATCCGATTGATTAAGGAGTTTGATGCAGAAGTGGAAAAATTATTTTCCAGTTATTGCGAACGTTTTCACAACTACACTTCACGCAGTATCGAATTTTTAAAGTGGCGCTACATGCAACGACCATCCTCGTTATATTTTTCGTTGGGATATTACCATCAGGAGCAACTTACTGCCATTGCCATTTTTAAGTTTGACTACATGTTTGATGTGCCGGTACTATTACTTATGGATTATGCCTTTACCGACTCCAACCAACTTATGCAATTAATAAGCAGTGCAGCACTGTACAGCAAGGATTATACAAATGAAAAAATAGCCTTTGTTTTTACAACTTGTTGTGATGTTAATTTTGAAAAGGCAAATAAAGGTAAGTTTATACGTATTCCGGAAAAATTAAATCCTCGTAAGCTCAATATGCTTACGCGCAATGTAAGTAGCAAAAGCGAAAGTATAAGTCAAGCTAATAAATGGTTTGCTACATTGGGCGATTGGGATGTGTTTTAA
- a CDS encoding DUF3473 domain-containing protein translates to MHQAGHELGSHTYKHEKVYDQTPAQFREEVKRTRHAIENITGKKIVTHRSPFFSITSKSLWALDVLAEEGFAIDCSISPIKTWRYGIATCPDTIFKIKENNLIEFPVSRFKFLHKQLGIGGAYFRLFPYSFTGNSLRQRQHDKLPNMFYIHPWEYDPLHPSVGLNWKSKITHYTNLSTTLARTERMLNEFKFVTVSDYIDQYAKQQPIITIPVANLQD, encoded by the coding sequence TTGCATCAGGCAGGACATGAACTGGGCTCGCATACGTACAAGCATGAAAAGGTTTATGACCAAACTCCTGCACAATTTCGTGAAGAAGTAAAACGAACCCGCCATGCCATTGAAAATATTACCGGAAAAAAAATAGTTACTCATCGCTCACCTTTTTTTTCAATTACTTCAAAAAGTTTGTGGGCTCTTGATGTGCTTGCCGAAGAAGGTTTTGCGATCGACTGTAGTATATCTCCCATTAAAACATGGCGATATGGAATTGCTACTTGCCCCGATACCATTTTTAAAATAAAAGAGAATAACCTCATTGAATTTCCAGTTTCGCGATTTAAATTTTTGCATAAGCAACTAGGAATTGGCGGTGCTTATTTTCGTTTGTTCCCATACAGCTTTACCGGCAATTCGCTAAGGCAAAGGCAACACGATAAGCTTCCTAATATGTTTTATATACATCCCTGGGAGTACGACCCGCTGCATCCAAGTGTAGGATTAAACTGGAAATCAAAAATTACGCATTATACCAATCTGTCAACCACACTTGCTCGTACCGAAAGAATGCTTAACGAGTTCAAGTTTGTAACAGTTTCTGATTATATCGACCAATATGCCAAACAGCAGCCCATCATCACCATCCCCGTTGCAAATTTGCAAGATTGA
- the rffA gene encoding dTDP-4-amino-4,6-dideoxygalactose transaminase → MKIPFNKPFIIGNEIQYIADAVARGKISGDGHYSNLCQNFFEEKYGFKKCLLTTSCTDALEMTAILADIKEGDEVIMPSYTFVSTSNAFVLRGAKLKFVDSRPDHPGMDESKIAALITPSTKAIVVVHYAGVACNMDLIYSLIEGKNILIIEDAAQCIDSYYKSQPLGGIGHLAAFSFHETKNIISGEGGMLVINDETLIERAEIIREKGTNRAKFFRGQVDKYNWVDIGSSFLPSEIIAAFLYAQLQNIETIQKKRTMIWEKYHAVFSGLKDKVQLPALPDFATNNAHMYYMVCRNLDERQALIAHLKANDVYAAFHYQSLHKSPYYLQHAEDISLPHCEHYSDCLVRLPFYFELSNADQEHIINAIISFYNK, encoded by the coding sequence ATGAAAATACCATTCAACAAGCCATTCATTATAGGCAACGAAATACAATACATTGCTGATGCCGTTGCTCGAGGAAAAATTTCGGGAGATGGACATTATAGTAATCTATGTCAGAATTTTTTTGAGGAAAAATATGGATTTAAAAAATGCCTGTTAACTACCTCATGCACCGATGCGCTCGAAATGACAGCGATACTTGCAGATATAAAAGAGGGAGACGAAGTAATTATGCCTTCCTACACTTTTGTAAGTACCTCCAATGCATTTGTACTAAGAGGGGCAAAATTAAAATTTGTAGATAGTCGTCCCGATCATCCTGGCATGGACGAAAGCAAAATTGCAGCGCTTATCACACCAAGCACCAAAGCCATTGTAGTAGTGCACTATGCAGGTGTAGCATGCAATATGGATTTGATATATTCACTTATTGAAGGAAAAAATATTCTCATTATTGAAGATGCTGCACAATGCATTGATAGTTATTATAAATCGCAGCCACTTGGTGGCATTGGGCACCTGGCAGCATTTTCTTTTCACGAAACTAAAAATATTATTTCGGGCGAAGGAGGTATGTTGGTTATAAACGATGAGACGCTAATAGAACGTGCCGAAATTATCAGAGAAAAGGGAACCAATCGTGCTAAGTTTTTTCGTGGGCAGGTTGATAAATATAATTGGGTAGATATTGGCTCCAGTTTTTTACCTTCCGAAATTATAGCTGCATTTCTGTATGCGCAGTTGCAAAATATTGAAACCATTCAAAAGAAACGGACTATGATTTGGGAAAAATATCATGCAGTATTCAGTGGATTGAAGGACAAAGTGCAATTGCCTGCGTTGCCTGACTTTGCTACTAATAATGCCCACATGTATTATATGGTATGTCGTAATCTGGATGAGCGCCAGGCGCTCATCGCACACCTTAAGGCCAACGATGTGTATGCAGCATTTCATTATCAATCGTTACACAAAAGCCCTTATTACCTGCAGCATGCTGAAGATATAAGCTTACCGCATTGCGAGCACTACAGCGATTGCCTGGTGCGATTGCCGTTTTATTTTGAACTATCCAATGCCGATCAGGAGCATATTATTAATGCGATTATTTCATTTTATAATAAGTAA
- a CDS encoding GNAT family N-acetyltransferase produces the protein MIDIATWDSDFFNLRVGIVHPGKFQLEKFQQEKNNFDLIYISEHSGNAKMISEIERLNIKSLDVKLIYSKHVTVQPMQENIMQYQLTYVNTKLHELSLESGIYSRFRNDPRMGYETFARMYTRWIERSVNREIADIIYIHGSHDAINGFVTVARNSDCCQIGLIAVDDTMRGKGVAQALIACCENYTTDQQLSYLKVATQLANKSACNLYTRCGFVIESSTNIYHYWN, from the coding sequence ATGATTGACATAGCCACGTGGGATTCCGATTTTTTTAACCTTCGAGTGGGTATTGTTCATCCCGGGAAGTTTCAATTGGAAAAGTTTCAGCAAGAAAAAAATAATTTTGATTTAATTTATATCAGCGAACATTCAGGAAACGCAAAAATGATTTCCGAGATTGAAAGATTGAATATAAAGTCTCTTGATGTAAAGCTGATATACTCCAAGCATGTGACAGTGCAGCCGATGCAGGAAAATATTATGCAATATCAACTTACTTATGTAAATACCAAGTTGCATGAACTATCGCTTGAGTCAGGTATTTATTCGCGATTTAGAAATGACCCGCGCATGGGATACGAAACCTTTGCACGCATGTACACGCGTTGGATTGAACGATCGGTAAATCGTGAAATTGCTGACATTATATACATACATGGTAGTCATGATGCAATAAATGGATTTGTAACAGTGGCTCGTAATAGCGATTGTTGTCAAATTGGGCTTATAGCTGTAGATGATACCATGCGAGGCAAAGGAGTTGCACAAGCGCTTATAGCTTGCTGCGAAAATTATACAACAGACCAACAACTTTCTTATTTGAAAGTTGCTACACAACTTGCTAATAAATCTGCTTGCAACCTCTATACCCGCTGTGGTTTTGTTATTGAAAGTAGCACAAATATTTATCATTATTGGAATTGA